Proteins encoded in a region of the Planococcus shixiaomingii genome:
- a CDS encoding MGMT family protein, whose amino-acid sequence MEPFTEKAIHIIQAVPPGKVMTYGQVARQAGSPRGARQIARLLHSMSAKHELPWHRIVNAQGKIVVADEESRYTQRALLEGEGVEIGRNGQIDLEVYRHDCTDPST is encoded by the coding sequence ATGGAGCCGTTTACAGAAAAAGCGATTCACATTATTCAGGCTGTGCCGCCTGGAAAAGTCATGACATATGGCCAAGTAGCAAGGCAAGCAGGCAGTCCAAGAGGAGCCAGGCAAATTGCGAGGCTTTTGCATAGCATGAGTGCAAAGCATGAATTGCCATGGCATCGAATAGTCAATGCCCAGGGAAAAATAGTTGTTGCCGATGAAGAATCCCGATATACTCAGCGTGCTTTGCTAGAAGGCGAAGGAGTGGAAATCGGCCGGAACGGACAAATTGATTTGGAAGTTTACCGGCATGATTGTACTGATCCCTCTACATAA
- a CDS encoding GNAT family N-acetyltransferase — translation MYELVPVHEHVRWQKILDLFKISDIYYTSLYFLSAIKLDPGEPLLFYYVDDEGEVAYPFIKRVINSEDTAYFDITTPFGYGGPLLEIKGDAAKLIENFRKTFTDFCDEEKIIAEFIRFHPLNKNAPFFEKYLNLYPMYDTYSISLMQPIPASEEYKNSSHRNLHVNSNNQVIIKKLGTVRHMFEFLVLYYSTARRREEADSYYFFTDDYFETLISSLGPNLHLFGAFYEEKLVSACYVLAQGDMIFHHLEGSMAGQENGTAKKNLLLKIAEWGAENHFSSFHLGGDFPEDNENSNRLKLEISNMEPAAFYIGQQVHDPSAYNKLVSVNETDLIKRYRFG, via the coding sequence ATGTATGAGCTAGTGCCCGTACACGAACATGTACGGTGGCAAAAAATTCTGGATTTGTTTAAAATCTCGGACATTTACTATACGTCCCTGTATTTCTTAAGTGCCATAAAGCTGGATCCTGGGGAACCTTTACTTTTCTACTATGTAGACGACGAAGGAGAAGTTGCCTATCCGTTTATCAAAAGAGTAATTAATAGTGAGGATACTGCTTATTTTGATATCACTACCCCTTTCGGCTATGGCGGACCCCTTCTTGAAATTAAAGGGGATGCCGCCAAATTAATAGAAAATTTCAGAAAAACTTTTACGGATTTTTGTGATGAAGAAAAGATTATTGCGGAGTTTATTCGTTTTCATCCTTTAAATAAAAATGCCCCTTTTTTTGAAAAATATCTAAATCTTTATCCTATGTACGATACTTACAGCATCAGTCTAATGCAGCCTATTCCAGCCTCTGAAGAGTATAAAAACAGTAGCCATAGAAATCTGCATGTAAACAGCAATAACCAAGTGATCATTAAAAAACTGGGCACGGTTCGGCATATGTTTGAATTTTTGGTTCTATATTATTCTACTGCCCGAAGAAGAGAAGAAGCAGACAGCTATTATTTTTTTACTGACGATTATTTTGAAACGCTTATAAGTTCCTTAGGACCGAATTTGCATTTGTTTGGAGCTTTTTACGAAGAAAAACTGGTTTCTGCTTGCTATGTTTTAGCACAAGGTGACATGATATTCCATCATTTAGAAGGTAGTATGGCAGGCCAAGAAAACGGAACAGCAAAAAAAAACCTTCTTTTGAAAATTGCGGAATGGGGAGCGGAAAATCATTTCTCTTCTTTTCACCTTGGCGGTGATTTTCCGGAGGACAATGAAAATAGCAACCGGCTCAAGCTTGAAATAAGCAATATGGAGCCAGCCGCATTTTATATCGGGCAACAGGTGCATGATCCATCTGCTTACAATAAATTGGTATCGGTTAATGAAACTGATTTGATCAAACGCTATAGGTTTGGATAA
- a CDS encoding YveK family protein — translation MSEELFVLNILKSLKKRLSLILSITILSVVTVWFLLEFVITPDFEATTQIWVDGLVDETLEGEAVGDQTDSMMMGAYANILKSPEVLEIVIMELKLPYTVRDLHELITVINPTNSQVLNITVRNTDSKEAVEIANKLTVVSQEALMEWLGLDSIKIITKASEEAAAASIDENKIFDLGLAGAFGLIVGILIAIILEMLNTVFKNTKRGRRRRKSEDVKLQTVFK, via the coding sequence ATGAGTGAAGAACTTTTCGTCCTCAACATTTTAAAAAGTTTAAAAAAACGCTTGAGCTTAATTCTCTCCATTACTATTTTATCGGTAGTGACAGTTTGGTTTCTCTTGGAATTTGTAATAACTCCTGACTTTGAAGCCACTACTCAAATTTGGGTGGATGGATTGGTTGATGAAACTTTGGAAGGGGAAGCAGTAGGGGATCAAACAGATTCGATGATGATGGGGGCCTATGCCAATATTTTAAAAAGTCCGGAAGTGCTTGAAATTGTTATTATGGAGCTGAAACTTCCCTACACAGTTCGAGATTTGCATGAACTAATTACAGTTATTAATCCAACCAACTCACAAGTTTTGAACATTACCGTCAGAAATACGGACAGCAAAGAAGCGGTAGAAATTGCCAATAAACTTACTGTTGTGTCGCAAGAAGCATTAATGGAATGGCTAGGGCTAGATAGTATTAAAATCATCACTAAGGCTTCTGAAGAAGCTGCCGCTGCATCAATAGATGAGAATAAGATTTTTGATCTCGGCTTAGCAGGGGCATTTGGCCTGATTGTTGGAATTTTAATTGCCATAATCCTTGAAATGTTAAATACCGTATTTAAAAACACTAAACGCGGGCGGAGAAGAAGAAAGAGTGAAGACGTAAAATTACAGACAGTCTTTAAGTGA
- a CDS encoding M20 family metallo-hydrolase, which translates to MASNETNSIYEDLMKDYNTELTHSGVNGERLAKRLYELSFIGYTQVGGVKRPGLSDEEKKAKDLVKLWMTEAGLSVSEDGAGNVKGRLPGKDNSKRAIASGSHVDSVPNGGNFDGPLGVLSALEVVEAWKESGYMPPKPYEVIVFTDEEGARFNSGLSGSRAMTGDMSEAEMEGLRDYNGETLEQVLGRYGSSLQAFKEAKQDVTELELFVEVHIEQGKKLEQADQPVGIVSGIAGPAWLEVEFLGEAGHAGNTPMIGRKDPLVAAAAFIQKIPEFPGQISDTAVATVGKLEVSPNGVNVIPEKVTLHVDIRDIYEGPRDQLLELIRQEAESIAASREIGLEIKQNTKIQPVPIAQNLQEQLADSLQKFSITPTYIPSGAGHDAMILGRHIPVAMLFVRSKEGISHNPKEWSSLNDCATGVHVLKDFIEKAMEQ; encoded by the coding sequence ATGGCATCGAACGAGACAAACTCGATCTACGAGGATTTGATGAAAGATTATAATACTGAGCTTACGCATTCTGGTGTAAACGGAGAGCGGCTAGCAAAACGCCTATACGAATTATCCTTTATCGGTTATACGCAAGTAGGCGGCGTAAAGCGTCCTGGCTTATCTGATGAAGAAAAAAAAGCGAAAGATCTGGTCAAATTGTGGATGACTGAAGCGGGTTTATCCGTATCAGAAGATGGAGCAGGAAACGTTAAAGGCCGGCTTCCGGGGAAAGACAACAGTAAACGCGCCATCGCTTCAGGTTCCCATGTCGACAGCGTTCCTAATGGAGGCAATTTTGATGGCCCTCTTGGCGTGTTGTCAGCTTTGGAAGTTGTGGAGGCTTGGAAAGAAAGTGGTTACATGCCGCCGAAACCGTACGAAGTGATTGTTTTCACTGACGAAGAAGGTGCGCGGTTCAATAGCGGATTGAGCGGCAGCCGAGCAATGACCGGAGATATGAGCGAGGCGGAAATGGAAGGATTGCGGGATTACAATGGAGAAACGCTGGAACAAGTTCTAGGACGTTACGGCAGTTCGTTGCAAGCATTTAAAGAAGCGAAACAGGATGTAACCGAATTGGAACTATTTGTAGAAGTCCATATCGAACAAGGCAAAAAGCTGGAGCAAGCAGATCAGCCAGTCGGAATTGTCAGCGGGATTGCTGGCCCAGCTTGGCTGGAAGTAGAGTTTCTCGGTGAAGCTGGACATGCTGGAAACACGCCCATGATCGGCCGAAAAGATCCGCTTGTGGCTGCTGCTGCGTTCATTCAGAAAATCCCGGAGTTTCCTGGACAAATTAGTGATACGGCAGTGGCTACTGTCGGAAAACTTGAAGTGTCGCCAAACGGCGTTAACGTTATTCCGGAAAAAGTGACGCTGCATGTGGATATTCGCGACATCTATGAAGGGCCGCGCGATCAGCTTCTAGAACTGATTAGGCAGGAAGCAGAATCGATAGCTGCTTCGCGTGAAATCGGATTAGAAATCAAGCAGAATACGAAAATTCAGCCCGTGCCAATCGCGCAAAATTTGCAGGAACAGCTGGCCGATTCCTTACAGAAGTTTAGTATCACGCCGACCTATATACCAAGTGGTGCTGGACATGACGCTATGATTCTTGGCCGGCATATTCCAGTCGCTATGCTTTTTGTTAGAAGCAAAGAAGGCATTAGCCACAATCCAAAAGAATGGTCATCCTTGAATGACTGTGCGACTGGCGTCCACGTCTTAAAAGACTTTATCGAAAAAGCAATGGAACAATGA
- a CDS encoding amidohydrolase, whose protein sequence is MISIRQKLHSEPELSWEEFKTSQFVYDYLQELGIECRKTDPTGVIGELVGGKEGKTVALRADMDALSVEELNEDLPYKSGELGKMHACGHDAHTAMLLSAAKALVAVKDEIPGTVRFIFQPAEEVATGAKAMVEQGAVDGADNVFGIHIWSQSPTHSVSCTPGPSFASADIFKVHFKGRGGHGAIPQACIDAAVIASSFVMNLQSVVSRTIDPAQPAVITVGKMIVGTRFNIIAENAEIEGTVRCFDPEVRNHIEKQLQLYADHTAAIYGGTAVMEYIRGTQPVINGTESAELVQQVAAEAFGENRLYDEKPTMGAEDFSFYLDKVPGSFALVGSGNPEKDTEWAHHHGRFNVDEEAMETGAELYAQYAWAYLTK, encoded by the coding sequence ATGATTAGCATCCGCCAAAAGCTTCATAGCGAACCCGAATTATCATGGGAAGAATTTAAAACGTCGCAATTTGTCTACGATTATCTGCAAGAACTTGGCATCGAATGCCGAAAAACTGACCCGACAGGCGTTATTGGCGAATTGGTTGGTGGAAAAGAAGGGAAGACGGTAGCGCTTCGGGCAGATATGGATGCTTTGTCGGTTGAGGAATTGAACGAGGATCTTCCATACAAATCTGGAGAACTAGGAAAAATGCATGCCTGTGGGCACGACGCCCATACAGCTATGCTTCTCTCAGCCGCTAAAGCCTTAGTGGCGGTCAAGGATGAAATCCCAGGAACGGTCCGTTTCATATTCCAGCCGGCGGAAGAAGTGGCAACCGGTGCAAAAGCGATGGTGGAACAAGGCGCCGTAGATGGTGCCGATAACGTGTTCGGAATCCATATTTGGTCGCAGTCTCCAACCCATAGCGTGTCGTGCACGCCGGGCCCATCTTTTGCTTCAGCAGATATCTTTAAAGTGCACTTTAAAGGGCGTGGCGGCCATGGGGCTATTCCGCAGGCGTGCATTGATGCAGCAGTCATCGCTTCGTCATTTGTCATGAACCTGCAATCTGTCGTTTCTCGGACAATAGACCCGGCTCAGCCAGCTGTAATTACGGTAGGCAAAATGATTGTCGGTACCCGGTTCAATATCATTGCTGAAAACGCAGAAATTGAAGGGACGGTCCGCTGCTTTGATCCGGAAGTCCGAAATCATATTGAAAAACAGCTCCAACTATATGCGGACCATACTGCGGCTATATACGGTGGAACAGCCGTAATGGAGTATATCCGCGGAACCCAGCCTGTTATCAATGGAACAGAAAGCGCAGAACTTGTTCAGCAAGTTGCTGCAGAAGCGTTTGGTGAAAATCGTTTATACGATGAAAAACCGACTATGGGAGCGGAAGACTTCTCATTCTATTTGGATAAAGTACCAGGAAGTTTTGCGCTTGTTGGCAGCGGAAACCCTGAAAAAGATACAGAATGGGCTCACCATCATGGAAGATTCAATGTTGACGAAGAAGCAATGGAAACCGGAGCGGAGCTTTATGCACAATATGCTTGGGCTTATTTGACCAAATAA